One Cynocephalus volans isolate mCynVol1 chromosome 7, mCynVol1.pri, whole genome shotgun sequence genomic region harbors:
- the LOC134382614 gene encoding S-formylglutathione hydrolase-like: protein MALKQVSSNKCFGGLQKVFEHDSVELNCKMKSAVYLPPKAETGKCPAVYWLSGLTCTEQNFISKSGYHQAASEHGLVVIAPDTSPRGCNIKGEDESWDFGTGAGFYVDATEEPWKTNYRMYSYVTEELPQLIYANFPVDPQRMSIFGHSMGGHGALICALKNPGKYKSVSAFAPICNPVLCPWGKKAFSGYLGTDQSKWKAYDATHLVKSYPGSQLDILIDQGKDVQFLSDGQLLPDNFIAACTEKKIPVVFRLQEGYDHSYYFISTFIADHIRHHAKYLNA, encoded by the coding sequence ATGGCACTGAAACAGGTTTCCAGCAACAAGTGCTTTGGGGGATTGCAGAAAGTTTTTGAACATGACAGTGTGGAACTGAACTGCAAAATGAAATCTGCTGTCTACTTACCACCAAAGGCGGAAACTGGAAAGTGTCCTGCCGTATATTGGCTATCTGGTTTAACTTGCACAGAACAAAATTTCATATCAAAATCTGGTTATCATCAAGCTGCCTCAGAACATGGCCTTGTCGTCATTGCTCCAGATACCAGCCCTCGTGGCTGCAATATTAAAGGAGAAGATGAGAGCTGGGACTTTGGCACCGGTGCTGGTTTTTATGTGGATGCCACTGAAGAGCCTTGGAAAACTAACTACAGAATGTACTCTTATGTAACAGAGGAGCTTCCCCAACTCATATATGCTAATTTTCCAGTGGACCCTCAAAGGATGTCTATTTTTGGCCACTCCATGGGAGGCCATGGAGCTCTGATTTGTGCTTTGAAAAATCCTGGAAAATACAAATCTGTGTCAGCATTTGCTCCAATTTGTAACCCAGTGCTTTGTCCTTGGGGCAAAAAAGCCTTTAGTGGATATTTGGGAACAGATCAAAGTAAATGGAAGGCTTATGATGCCACCCATCTTGTGAAGTCCTATCCAGGTTCTCAACTAGATATTCTGATTGATCAAGGAAAAGATGTCCAGTTTCTTTCAGATGGACAGTTACTCCCTGATAACTTCATAGCTGCttgtacagaaaagaaaatccccGTCGTTTTTAGATTACAAGAGGGTTATGATCATAGCTACTACTTCATTTCAACGTTTATTGCTGATCACATCAGACATCATGCAAAATACTTGAATGCATGA